TCTACGGCCGGGCCTCGCACGGGTGGATGGCTTCGTTCCAGAGACAGGGGACGCGCTCGGCGATGCCGGGCCTCTATTTCGCGGGGGGGAGCGTCCATCCGGGGCCGGGCATTCCGATGGCGGCGCTGTCTGGCGCTCTCGCATCGGAGGCGCTACTTTCGGACCTCGCTTTGCCGAGACTGTTGCGCCGAATGGCTACGCCTGGTGGTATGTCGATGCGTTCAGTTCAGACCATCGCTACGGACTGACGATCATCGCCTTCATCGGCAGCGTTTTCTCGCCGTATTATGCGAAGGAACGCCGCCGCGCGCTCATCGACCCAACGCAACATTGCTCCATCAATGTTGCGGTTTACGGGCGGGGCGCTGCGCGCTGGGCCATGACCGAACGATGCCGCCACGCGCTCGGCGCGACGCCTGAATTGCTGGCCATCGGACCGTCGAGCCTCTCGTGGGACGGAACGCGCCTCACCGTGAACATCGACGAGAAGGCTCCGGTGACGGGGCTTCCCGTGCGAGGCGTCGTCACGCTCGAACCCGAAATACGCAGCGATTTCGCCACCGACTTCGGCACGAGCGGCCGCCATCTGTGGGCGCCGATCGCACCGCGCGCCCGCGTGGAGGCGCGGTTCGACGCGCCCGCCGTATCATGGACCGGCACCGGCTATTTCGACACCAATCGCGGCGACGAGCCGCTGGAGGACGGTTTCTCTTACTGGAACTGGTCGCGCGCCGCCCTCTCGGACAGCGCGGTAATGCTCTATGAGGGCATCCGGCAGAACGGCGCGAGGTTCAACATGGGTGTCAGGATCGCGGCCGATGGAAGCGTCGGCCCGGTAGAGCTTCGCGAGCGTTGTGACCTTCCGCTGACGCGCTACTGGAAGATGCCGCGAGAAACCCGGATCGACGCAGGGCACACGGCGAACGTGCTTCAAACGCTCGAAGACACGCCGTTCTATTCGCGCTCCATGA
This genomic window from Rhodomicrobium lacus contains:
- a CDS encoding carotenoid 1,2-hydratase is translated as MTERCRHALGATPELLAIGPSSLSWDGTRLTVNIDEKAPVTGLPVRGVVTLEPEIRSDFATDFGTSGRHLWAPIAPRARVEARFDAPAVSWTGTGYFDTNRGDEPLEDGFSYWNWSRAALSDSAVMLYEGIRQNGARFNMGVRIAADGSVGPVELRERCDLPLTRYWKMPRETRIDAGHTANVLQTLEDTPFYSRSMIATHLLGEPAHAMHESVSLDRFRKRWVQSLLGWRMPRVTLQGSSRGVFGVGRDQVE